The Vibrio tarriae genome includes a window with the following:
- the metH gene encoding methionine synthase — protein MGKEVRQQLEQQLKQRILLIDGGMGTMIQSYKLQEEDYRGARFVDWHCDLKGNNDLLVLTQPQIIKEIHSAYLEAGADILETNTFNSTTIAMADYDMQSLSAEINFAAAKLAREVADEWTAKDPSRPRYVAGVLGPTNRTCSISPDVNDPGFRNVTFDGLVEAYSESTRALIEGGSDLILIETIFDTLNAKACAFAVDSVFEELGISLPVMISGTITDASGRTLSGQTTEAFYNALRHVRPISFGLNCALGPDELRQYVEELSRISECYVSAHPNAGLPNAFGEYDLSAEEMAEHIAEWAQAGFLNLVGGCCGTTPEHIAAIAKAVDGVKPRALPELKVECRLSGLEPLNIGPETLFVNVGERTNVTGSARFKRLIKEEQYDEALDVAREQVENGAQIIDINMDEGMLDAEACMVRFLNLCASEPEISKVPVMVDSSKWEVIEAGLKCIQGKGIVNSISLKEGKEKFIAQAKLVRRYGAAVIVMAFDEVGQADTRERKLEICRRAYHILVDEVGFPPEDIIFDPNIFAVATGIDEHNNYALDFINAVADIKRELPHAMISGGVSNVSFSFRGNNYVREAIHAVFLYHCFKHGMDMGIVNAGQLEIYDNVPLKLREAVEDVILNRRNDGTERLLEIAEAYRENSVGKEEDASALEWRTWPVAKRLEHALVKGITEFIVQDTEEARQQASKPLDVIEGPLMDGMNVVGDLFGEGKMFLPQVVKSARVMKQAVAYLEPFINALKSGSTSNGKILLATVKGDVHDIGKNIVGVVLQCNNYEIIDLGVMVPCEQILKVAREQNVDIIGLSGLITPSLDEMVHVAKEMERQGFELPLLIGGATTSKAHTAVKIEQNYHAPVVYVNNASRAVGVCTSLLSDELRPGFIERLDLDYERTRDQHARKTPKSRPVTLEQARANKAALDWANYTPPAPAKPGVHVFENIALATLRPYIDWTPFFMTWSLMGKYPAIFEHEEVGEEAQRLFHDANALLDKVEREGLLKASGMCALFPAASVGDDIEVYRDESRTQVAHVLYNLRQQTEKPKGANYCLSDYVAPKESGKRDWIGAFAVTGGIGERALADAFKAQGDDYNAIMIQAVADRLAEAFAEYLHEKVRKEIWGYASDENLSNDELIRERYQGIRPAPGYPACPEHTEKATLWQMLNVEETIGMSLTTSYAMWPGASVSGWYFSHPDSRYFAVAQIQQDQLHSYAERKGWSLEEAEKWLAPNLDA, from the coding sequence GTGGGAAAAGAAGTAAGACAACAACTCGAACAGCAATTGAAACAACGTATCCTACTGATTGATGGTGGTATGGGTACCATGATTCAGAGTTATAAGTTACAAGAGGAAGACTATCGCGGTGCACGATTTGTCGATTGGCACTGTGATCTGAAAGGAAATAACGACCTCTTAGTGCTTACTCAGCCGCAAATAATTAAAGAGATTCACTCCGCTTACCTTGAAGCGGGGGCGGATATTCTTGAGACCAACACCTTTAACTCGACCACGATTGCCATGGCTGACTATGACATGCAATCGCTCAGCGCCGAAATTAACTTTGCCGCGGCTAAGCTTGCACGTGAAGTCGCGGATGAGTGGACGGCTAAAGATCCAAGCCGACCACGCTATGTGGCTGGTGTGCTTGGTCCAACCAACCGTACTTGTTCTATTTCACCTGATGTGAACGATCCAGGGTTTCGTAATGTCACTTTTGATGGGCTTGTTGAAGCCTATTCTGAATCGACACGTGCGTTGATCGAGGGCGGCAGCGATCTAATTCTTATTGAAACCATTTTCGATACGCTTAACGCCAAAGCCTGTGCGTTTGCGGTCGATAGCGTATTTGAAGAGCTCGGCATCAGTTTACCTGTGATGATTTCCGGCACGATTACCGATGCTTCGGGGCGTACGTTGTCTGGACAGACGACAGAAGCTTTCTATAACGCCTTGCGTCATGTACGACCGATTTCGTTTGGCTTGAACTGTGCGTTAGGCCCTGATGAGCTGCGCCAGTACGTGGAAGAGCTTTCCCGCATTTCGGAATGCTATGTTTCCGCGCACCCTAATGCGGGGTTACCGAATGCGTTTGGTGAATACGATCTCTCTGCCGAAGAGATGGCAGAACATATTGCCGAATGGGCGCAAGCGGGCTTTTTGAACTTGGTCGGAGGCTGCTGTGGTACGACACCTGAGCATATCGCGGCGATTGCCAAGGCCGTCGATGGTGTGAAACCAAGGGCTTTACCCGAGCTGAAAGTGGAATGTCGCCTCTCAGGGTTAGAGCCGCTGAATATTGGCCCTGAAACACTGTTTGTTAACGTGGGCGAACGGACTAACGTCACCGGTTCAGCGCGTTTTAAGCGTTTAATTAAAGAAGAGCAATACGATGAGGCGTTGGATGTCGCGCGCGAGCAGGTAGAAAATGGCGCGCAGATCATCGACATCAACATGGATGAAGGCATGTTGGACGCGGAGGCGTGTATGGTGCGCTTTTTGAATCTATGCGCCTCTGAACCAGAAATCTCCAAAGTTCCGGTGATGGTGGACTCCTCAAAATGGGAGGTGATTGAAGCGGGGCTGAAATGTATTCAGGGTAAAGGTATCGTCAACTCGATTTCTCTTAAAGAAGGCAAAGAGAAGTTTATTGCTCAAGCCAAATTGGTGCGCCGTTATGGTGCCGCCGTGATTGTGATGGCGTTTGATGAGGTGGGCCAAGCGGATACTCGCGAGCGCAAATTGGAGATCTGTCGTCGGGCTTACCATATTTTGGTCGATGAAGTGGGCTTCCCACCAGAAGATATTATTTTCGACCCGAACATCTTTGCCGTTGCGACCGGAATTGATGAGCACAATAACTACGCTCTGGACTTCATTAATGCGGTGGCTGACATTAAGCGTGAGCTGCCGCATGCGATGATTTCCGGCGGTGTGTCGAACGTTTCTTTCTCTTTCCGCGGCAACAACTATGTGCGTGAAGCGATCCATGCTGTATTCCTTTATCACTGCTTTAAACATGGTATGGACATGGGGATTGTCAACGCAGGGCAGCTTGAAATCTACGATAACGTTCCGCTGAAACTGCGTGAGGCAGTGGAAGATGTGATCCTCAATCGACGTAACGATGGCACGGAAAGACTGCTTGAAATTGCGGAAGCGTATCGCGAAAACAGTGTCGGTAAAGAAGAGGATGCCTCTGCATTAGAGTGGCGCACATGGCCTGTTGCTAAACGTCTGGAGCACGCTTTAGTCAAAGGTATCACCGAATTTATCGTCCAAGATACTGAAGAGGCGCGTCAGCAAGCCAGTAAGCCGTTGGATGTGATTGAAGGGCCGTTGATGGATGGCATGAACGTGGTCGGTGACTTGTTTGGTGAAGGAAAAATGTTCTTACCGCAAGTGGTGAAATCGGCACGTGTGATGAAACAAGCGGTGGCGTACCTTGAGCCTTTCATTAACGCGCTAAAAAGCGGTAGTACTTCAAACGGTAAGATTTTGCTGGCGACCGTAAAAGGCGATGTGCACGACATCGGCAAGAACATCGTTGGTGTGGTACTGCAGTGCAATAATTATGAAATTATTGATCTTGGCGTGATGGTGCCTTGTGAGCAGATCCTCAAAGTCGCACGCGAGCAAAATGTCGATATCATCGGTCTCTCTGGTCTTATCACGCCGTCTTTGGATGAGATGGTACACGTGGCGAAAGAGATGGAGCGACAAGGCTTTGAGCTGCCACTCTTGATTGGTGGAGCAACGACCTCAAAAGCGCATACTGCGGTGAAGATCGAACAGAATTATCATGCGCCTGTGGTGTACGTGAATAACGCGTCGCGCGCGGTAGGGGTGTGCACATCATTATTGTCTGATGAACTGCGCCCCGGATTTATCGAACGTTTGGATCTCGATTATGAGCGCACGCGTGATCAGCATGCTCGTAAAACGCCCAAATCGCGCCCAGTCACGTTAGAGCAGGCACGTGCTAATAAAGCGGCGCTGGATTGGGCAAATTACACGCCGCCCGCTCCTGCGAAACCGGGTGTGCATGTGTTTGAAAACATTGCGTTAGCCACACTACGTCCTTACATCGACTGGACGCCTTTCTTTATGACTTGGTCGTTGATGGGCAAATACCCAGCGATATTCGAGCATGAAGAAGTCGGTGAAGAAGCTCAACGTCTGTTCCATGATGCCAATGCTTTGCTTGATAAAGTAGAACGAGAGGGGCTACTGAAAGCCAGTGGTATGTGTGCGCTGTTCCCTGCTGCGAGCGTGGGCGATGACATTGAGGTTTACCGTGATGAGTCACGTACGCAAGTAGCGCATGTGCTGTACAACTTGCGTCAGCAGACTGAGAAACCGAAAGGGGCCAACTACTGTTTGTCGGATTACGTCGCCCCGAAAGAGAGCGGTAAGCGCGATTGGATTGGCGCGTTTGCAGTAACTGGTGGCATTGGTGAGCGAGCGTTGGCCGATGCTTTTAAAGCTCAGGGTGATGATTACAATGCGATCATGATCCAAGCGGTAGCCGATCGTTTGGCGGAAGCCTTTGCGGAATATCTGCATGAAAAAGTGCGTAAAGAGATTTGGGGTTATGCGAGCGATGAAAATCTCTCCAATGATGAACTGATCCGTGAGCGTTATCAGGGCATTCGACCAGCGCCGGGGTATCCCGCGTGCCCTGAGCATACCGAGAAAGCGACTTTGTGGCAGATGCTGAATGTCGAAGAGACTATCGGTATGTCACTGACCACTAGCTATGCGATGTGGCCGGGCGCTTCGGTATCCGGTTGGTATTTCTCGCATCCAGATTCTCGCTATTTTGCGGTTGCGCAGATCCAACAAGATCAACTGCACAGCTACGCTGAGCGTAAAGGTTGGAGTTTGGAAGAAGCTGAAAAGTGGCTAGCGCCTAACCTTGATGCTTAA
- a CDS encoding cation:proton antiporter: MSVYYTLCFLSAAAMLIAFINSKISRMQTTIAITAGSMMLSLLILIAGQNDWFHLNQIATETVTSINFENFLLKGILGFLLFAGGLGIKLPNLKDQKWEITVLALGATLFSTFFIGFTLYGFCQLIGIQFDLVYCLLFGALISPTDPIAVLAIVKKLKAPKRISTQIEGESLFNDGFGLVIFVTIFTIAFGHETPTVGSVTLLFIQEAIGGIVYGFLLGLLFHYLISATDDHSMELLLTIGIPTAGYAFADVIHVSGPLAMVVSGIMIGNWTRFIGFSKESEEHLDHFWELVDEFLNGVLFLLIGMSMLLFEFHQEDWILMAFAVPLVLCGRYLSVFVSYIGFKRYRSYNPWSIRILTWGGLRGGLALAMALSIPSGIMVIPEKLIDVKELILVMTYAVVVFSILVQGSTITPMIEKAKKAEKTLQAERNTGNQSPMPQQEQQH; the protein is encoded by the coding sequence ATGTCCGTCTACTACACTTTGTGCTTCCTCTCTGCGGCAGCCATGTTGATTGCATTTATTAATAGCAAGATCAGCCGAATGCAGACTACCATCGCAATCACCGCAGGTTCGATGATGTTATCGTTACTGATCTTGATCGCGGGTCAAAACGACTGGTTTCATCTCAATCAAATCGCCACCGAAACCGTCACCAGTATTAACTTTGAAAATTTTCTGCTCAAAGGGATTTTAGGGTTTCTTCTTTTCGCTGGAGGTCTTGGCATTAAGCTGCCAAATCTAAAAGATCAGAAATGGGAAATTACGGTATTGGCTCTTGGCGCAACGCTGTTTTCGACTTTCTTTATTGGATTTACTCTCTATGGTTTCTGCCAATTAATCGGTATCCAGTTTGATTTGGTTTACTGCTTGTTATTTGGCGCACTCATTTCCCCCACCGACCCAATTGCTGTCCTCGCGATTGTCAAAAAGCTCAAAGCACCGAAACGTATTTCTACCCAAATTGAAGGCGAATCGCTGTTTAACGATGGTTTTGGCTTGGTTATCTTCGTGACCATCTTTACCATCGCTTTCGGGCATGAAACACCAACGGTTGGCAGCGTTACCCTCCTCTTCATCCAAGAAGCGATCGGTGGCATTGTTTACGGTTTCTTATTAGGTCTCCTGTTCCACTACCTGATTTCAGCAACCGATGACCACTCTATGGAGCTGTTGTTAACCATAGGTATTCCAACGGCAGGTTATGCCTTTGCTGATGTAATTCACGTTTCAGGCCCACTCGCGATGGTGGTCTCTGGCATCATGATTGGTAACTGGACTCGATTTATTGGCTTCTCAAAAGAGAGTGAAGAACATCTCGATCACTTCTGGGAACTCGTAGACGAATTTCTCAACGGCGTCCTATTCCTGCTGATTGGTATGTCAATGCTACTGTTTGAGTTCCACCAAGAAGACTGGATCTTGATGGCTTTTGCAGTTCCACTGGTGTTATGTGGCCGCTACCTCAGCGTATTTGTCTCCTACATCGGATTTAAACGCTACCGTAGTTACAACCCTTGGTCGATTCGTATTCTGACTTGGGGTGGCTTACGTGGAGGACTCGCGTTAGCGATGGCGCTCTCAATACCTTCTGGAATCATGGTAATTCCTGAGAAATTGATTGATGTAAAAGAGCTGATTCTGGTGATGACTTACGCCGTGGTAGTCTTTTCTATCCTAGTTCAAGGCTCAACCATTACTCCTATGATTGAGAAAGCTAAAAAGGCTGAAAAAACCCTCCAAGCTGAAAGAAATACAGGCAATCAATCCCCTATGCCTCAGCAAGAACAACAACACTAA